GACAGGTTCACGTCTTCAGCAATGGGTTTATTCCTGGCGTGAACCTTCAGGATCTCTTCCCTCCCCTTGACGTCCGGGCGGTCCACCACCACCTGGCGGTCGAACCTGCCGGGCCTTAAAAGGGCCGGATCAAGGATATCCGGCCTGTTGGTGGCCGCGATTATTATGATACCCTCGTTTACTGTAAAACCGTCCATTTCGACGAGGAGCTGGTTCAACGTCTGTTCCCTTTCGTCGTGACCGCCGCCCAGACCCGCTCCCCTCTGCCTGCCGACGGCGTCGATTTCATCGATGAAGACGATACACGGAGCGTTTTTCTTGGCTTGGTCGAACAGATCCCTCACCCTGGCGGCGCCGACGCCGACGAACATCTCCACAAAATCCGAGCCGCTTATACTGAAGAATGGGACGCCCGCTTCTCCGGCCACGGCCCGGGCCAATAGGGTCTTGCCGGTACCTGGAGGGCCAACGAGAAGCACTCCCTTGGGTATTCTCGCCCCCATCTCTATGAACTTCTTGGGGTGTTTCAAAAACTCCACGACTTCCTGAAGCTCTTCCTTGGCCTCATCCACACCGGCCACGTCCTTGAAGGTAACCCTTCTCTTGTCGTCGGTATGGAGTCTGGCTCTGCTCCTTCCGAAGCTCATTACCCTGCTTCCCCCGCCCTGGCTCTGCTGCATTATGAAGAACCAGGCGCCGACGAAGAGCAAAGCCATCAAAACCGAAGGCAGTATCTGAGACCACCAGGGCACTGCCGGCACCGGTTGAGCAGTGAGGGTAAGTTCCCCTTTTTCTATCCTGGGCTGAATCCTCTCTATGAACACCGTTTTATCGGGGACATAGCTCGAGAATTTGCGCCCGTCTTTTAAAGCCCCCTCTATATTGCTGTCCATCATTTTGATTTCTTTGACCTGGCCATTGTTGATCATCTGGATAAGCTCTGTATAGCCCACCCTGGTCTGGATTTCGTTCTTGGTGGAGTACCACTGAACCAGGGATAAAATCAAAATGAATATCAGCAGGTAGAAACTGGCGTTGCGAAAAAAATTGTTCAAAACTGCTCCTCCCTTCAGAGCATGAATAATTCTCCTGATATTCTATCACAGTATTATAATATTTGCAAAACCCAAAACTTTTGCCATTACACCGGTTTTAGTCGGGATTATCCGCGGGCTTTACAACTTCCGGCTTTAAAATTCCTATAAACGGGAGGTTCCTGTATTTTTCGTTGTAATCAAGGCCGTATCCTACAACGAAAAGGTCGGGTATCTCAAAGCCCAGGTAGTCCACCTCTATATCCACCTTGCGCCTGCTGGGCTTGTCGAGCAGCGTGCAGATTTTTATGCTGGCGGGTTTCCTGGACTTAAGCATGCTGTAAAGGTAACTCAGGGTAAGACCTGAATCGATGATGTCCTCTACTATGAGAATGTGTTTGCCTTCGACCTCCTCATCCAGATCCTTTAATATTCTAACAACTCCCGAAGACTTGGTTGAAGCGCCGTAGCTGGAGACCGCCATGAAATCCAGCTGAACCGGGAGCTGTATGTGCCTTATCAGGTCCGCTATGAAAAGCACCGCTCCCTTTAAAACTCCCACTACGAGCACATTGTCCTTGTCTTTGTAATCCCGGGTTATTTTTTCCCCGAGCTCCCTGAGTTTGTTTTTTATTTCTTCCTCCGTTATCAATATTTCCTTTATGTCTTCTAACACGTCGACTCCTCCTGACCCCCGTTTTTTCTTTGTATTTCCAGCACCAGGATTTTTTTGGTATCCCCGGTGACCTTGAACCTGTCGTCGATTCTCATGCCGCCGACCCAGAGTATCCGGTCTCCCGCTACGACAATAGGCACCCGGTCCCTCTCGCCGGCGGGTACTTTGTTATCCACAAAAAAGTCTTGGAGCTTCTTTGAAAACCGGCTCCCGAAGGGGATGAACCGGTCTCCCGGTCGCCGCTTCCTCACGGCTAAATTACCTTTTATTTTATCATAATCCAGATATGCCTTCAAGGGACTGGTTTTAAAGGAAGTATATACATCTCTTTCTACAATTCGGGAGGTAATGGTAACTCCCGCTTCAGGAACATCTATTTTCCCCGGCACCGGAAGTTCGTAATAAAAATCGGCCGCTACCGGGGGATCGCCCCTGTAAATGTAAAAGCATTCGTAACTTTTTACTCCTGTAAGGCCGCCGGGAAGATCGAGCCTGCTACCGGTTGGTTTTTCCGCGATAAATTCCACGGTCATTCTGGCGTGCCTGTATTCAAAATCTCTCAGGTCCCCCAGAATTCGCTCCACGGCCTTTCTCACCACCCTGTATTTGAGGGCTTCGTGAAGCTCATTAAATTTCTTTGTGTCTATCATCACCCCGTCCGGCATTGCCCTGACCACCCTGGCAAAGGCCTCATCCGTCAGTTTCCCCAGGAGGGAAATGTCTACGGACGCGATTTCGGAAAGCCTTTTCAGCGCGGCCGAAAGGTGGGGGCAGTACTCCCTTTTTATCAACGGGATCAACTCCAGCCTCAGCTTATTCCTGTAGTAAAAAGTTTGAAGGTTGGTGCTGTCAATCCGGTAAGGAATTCCTTCCCGCTTCAGGTAGTCCTCTATGGAGTCCCTCTCCACTTCAATAAGAGGCCGGATGTAGTGGTCTCTTACGGCCTCTATCCCCACCAGCCCCTCCAAACCCGTGCCTCTGAATATGTTCATGAGCACGGTCTCCTCGCGGTCGTTGCTATTGTGGGCCAGCGCCACCTTTCCGGCCCCGGTTTCCCTCCTGACCCTTTCGAAAAAGGCGTACCTAACCCGCCGGGCTGCATCTTCAGGCGACAGCCCGGTCTTTTTTATATAGGCGGGCACGTCCACCTTTTCCCCGTAAAACGGCAGCCCCCACTGACCGGCCAGGTCCCTCACAAAGGTTTCATCTTCATCCGACTCTTGACCGCGAAAGCAGTGGTTGAGATGCGCCACCGCAAGGCTTATGCCGAACTCTTCCCGGTGGCGGAGTAAAAGGTGCAGGAGGCACACCGAATCCGGCCCTCCCGAAACACCGACCAGCACCTTGTCTCCTTTTTGCAGCATGCCGTATTTATCGACAGTATCCTTAAAGACGCTGATAATGTCCATACTACCCACCATGAAATTAACAGCAGGAGAAAGCTCTTTACCTGCCCTTTAAATTTGTGAATCCGTTATTTTAAATGATATCAGAACCGCCCTTCAAACACAAGCCACCGGCGCAAACAAAATGAAAGGGCCTTGCGGCCCTACCGGTACTGCTGGTGCCATATCCGGCCCACCAGCACCGTCAT
The DNA window shown above is from Thermosediminibacter oceani DSM 16646 and carries:
- the ftsH gene encoding ATP-dependent zinc metalloprotease FtsH, yielding MNNFFRNASFYLLIFILILSLVQWYSTKNEIQTRVGYTELIQMINNGQVKEIKMMDSNIEGALKDGRKFSSYVPDKTVFIERIQPRIEKGELTLTAQPVPAVPWWSQILPSVLMALLFVGAWFFIMQQSQGGGSRVMSFGRSRARLHTDDKRRVTFKDVAGVDEAKEELQEVVEFLKHPKKFIEMGARIPKGVLLVGPPGTGKTLLARAVAGEAGVPFFSISGSDFVEMFVGVGAARVRDLFDQAKKNAPCIVFIDEIDAVGRQRGAGLGGGHDEREQTLNQLLVEMDGFTVNEGIIIIAATNRPDILDPALLRPGRFDRQVVVDRPDVKGREEILKVHARNKPIAEDVNLSVLARRTPGFTGADLENLMNEAALLAARRNKKRITMEELEEAITRVIAGPEKKSRIMTERERRLVAYHEAGHAVVAQLLPNVDPVHEVSIIPRGRAGGYTLILPKEDRFFMAKSELLDHVTHLLGGRASEELVLQEVSTGAQNDLERATDIARRMVMEYGMSEILGPMTLGHKQEEVFLGRDLARGRNYSEEVAATIDKEVRNIIDMCYSKAKTLLSENINKLHKVAEALLEREKLTEEEFLEVFASA
- the hpt gene encoding hypoxanthine phosphoribosyltransferase, with the protein product MLEDIKEILITEEEIKNKLRELGEKITRDYKDKDNVLVVGVLKGAVLFIADLIRHIQLPVQLDFMAVSSYGASTKSSGVVRILKDLDEEVEGKHILIVEDIIDSGLTLSYLYSMLKSRKPASIKICTLLDKPSRRKVDIEVDYLGFEIPDLFVVGYGLDYNEKYRNLPFIGILKPEVVKPADNPD
- the tilS gene encoding tRNA lysidine(34) synthetase TilS → MDIISVFKDTVDKYGMLQKGDKVLVGVSGGPDSVCLLHLLLRHREEFGISLAVAHLNHCFRGQESDEDETFVRDLAGQWGLPFYGEKVDVPAYIKKTGLSPEDAARRVRYAFFERVRRETGAGKVALAHNSNDREETVLMNIFRGTGLEGLVGIEAVRDHYIRPLIEVERDSIEDYLKREGIPYRIDSTNLQTFYYRNKLRLELIPLIKREYCPHLSAALKRLSEIASVDISLLGKLTDEAFARVVRAMPDGVMIDTKKFNELHEALKYRVVRKAVERILGDLRDFEYRHARMTVEFIAEKPTGSRLDLPGGLTGVKSYECFYIYRGDPPVAADFYYELPVPGKIDVPEAGVTITSRIVERDVYTSFKTSPLKAYLDYDKIKGNLAVRKRRPGDRFIPFGSRFSKKLQDFFVDNKVPAGERDRVPIVVAGDRILWVGGMRIDDRFKVTGDTKKILVLEIQRKNGGQEESTC